A single window of Zea mays cultivar B73 chromosome 10, Zm-B73-REFERENCE-NAM-5.0, whole genome shotgun sequence DNA harbors:
- the LOC100384618 gene encoding uncharacterized protein LOC100384618 — protein sequence MATATVTSPSDPFTFHGPVAALAVPAQADVDEFEFHVVPAAAVALSAADELFSGGKLVPLRRPAPASAPCSPPPPRLEVEPASEPTSPRAPRCAGRRWRDLLLLLVSSYRRKPKAASGGDASRCAADRCLKARRRATHFRPLLSRDSSSSSSASSVDSGKSARRPPPSCSPLRTRSAPVANLLHLMSRTRSTGGDKVGAAADAPKRQEPAGARLLPTRASSSSSSSAGSCRNPRAGAGAGPWPPQRGPSRPSRPAAAAESPRVSASGRVVFRGLERCASTPASAGVGPRRPRGMERSYSANVRVDPVISVFGFGHLFMPSSPAKERKADRERDVVGGRRNNRPEKLAMVLMRDPQD from the coding sequence ATGGCAACCGCAACGGTGACTTCCCCGTCGGATCCCTTCACGTTCCACGGCCCCGTCGCTGCGCTGGCGGTTCCGGCTCAGGCCGACGTCGACGAGTTCGAGTTCCACGTCGTCCCAGCCGCCGCGGTAGCGCTCTCGGCTGCCGACGAGCTCTTCTCCGGCGGGAAGCTCGTGCCCTTACGCCGACCCGCGCCAGCGTCTGCTCCTTGCTCCCCTCCGCCGCCGCGCCTGGAGGTGGAGCCCGCGTCTGAACCGACGTCCCCTCGCGCCCCGCGATGCGCTGGGCGCCGGTGGCgcgacctcctcctcctcctcgtgtCCAGCTACAGGAGGAAACCCAAGGCTGCCAGCGGCGGCGACGCCAGCAGGTGCGCAGCGGACCGGTGTCTGAAGGCGCGGCGACGGGCGACGCATTTCCGGCCGCTCCTCTCGCGGGACTCCTCGTCGTCCTCGTCGGCGTCCTCTGTCGACTCGGGCAAGAGCGCGCGCCGCCCGCCGCCGTCGTGTTCCCCGCTGCGGACGCGGTCGGCGCCCGTGGCGAACCTCCTCCACCTCATGTCCAGGACAAGATCTACGGGGGGCGACAAGGTCGGCGCCGCCGCGGACGCGCCGAAGCGGCAGGAACCGGCGGGCGCGCGCCTGCTCCCGACCCGTgcctcgtcgtcgtcctcgtcctcggcgGGCTCTTGCAGGAACCCTcgcgcgggggcgggggcggggccgTGGCCCCCGCAGCGCGGGCCCTCTCGCCcgtcccggcccgcggcggcggcggagagCCCGCGCGTGAGCGCGTCCGGGCGCGTGGTGTTCCGCGGGCTGGAGCGCTGCGCGAGCACGCCGGCGTCGGCGGGCGTCGGGCCGCGACGGCCGAGGGGCATGGAGCGGTCCTACTCGGCCAACGTGCGCGTGGATCCGGTGATCAGCGTCTTCGGCTTCGGGCACCTGTTCATGCCGTCGTCGCCGGCCAAGGAGAGGAAGGCCGACAGGGAGAGGGACGTCGTCGGTGGCCGCAGGAACAACAGGCCGGAGAAGCTGGCCATGGTGCTCATGAGAGATCCACAGGATTAG
- the LOC100272925 gene encoding uncharacterized LOC100272925 yields the protein MEDGSSAPRRATPPTRRSRSADFHNFSERRRRDRINEKLRALQELLPNCTKTDKVSMLDEAIDYLKSLQLQLQMLVMGKGGGMAPVVPPELQQYMHYITADPAHQMMPPPLRPSAGQLQPAAGRQFQITQAAAAAANNDNDPQRRRQSNVESDFLSQMQNLHPSDQPPHHHNFLRPPRLQLFTPEQRGGGGGLPTTSHNAGWISGRSSSYNFME from the exons ATGGAGGATGGCAGCAGTGCTCCAAGACGGGCTACTCCCCCCACCCGCAGGAGCAGATCTGCCGACTTCCACAACTTTTCAGAAAGG AGGAGAAGGGACAGGATCAACGAGAAGCTGAGAGCGTTGCAGGAGCTTCTTCCAAACTGCACCAAG ACCGACAAAGTTTCCATGCTAGATGAAGCGATCGACTACCTAAAATCCCTCCAGCTACAGCTTCAG ATGCTGGTCATGGGGAAGGGGGGAGGAATGGCACCGGTGGTTCCTCCTGAGCTGCAGCAGTACATGCACTACATCACGGCCGACCCCGCCCACCAGATGATGCCTCCGCCGCTGCGGCCCTCCGCCGGGCAGCTGCAGCCCGCCGCCGGCCGGCAGTTTCAGATAAcccaagcagcagcagcagcagccaacaACGACAACGACCCCCAGCGACGACGACAGTCCAACGTCGAGTCGGACTTCTTGAGCCAGATGCAGAACCTGCACCCCTCCGATCAGCCGCCTCATCATCACAACTTCCTCAGGCCGCCGAGATTGCAGCTCTTTACGCCG GAacagaggggcggcggcggcggcctgcCTACCACGAGCCACAACGCCGGCTGGATTTCCGGGAGGAGTTCCTCGTATAATTTTATGGAGTGA